GGACGTCATGAATGTGGAGCAGGCCAAGATTGCCGAAGCCGCTGGTGCCGTCGCTGTTATGGCTCTGGAGCGCATTCCAGCCGACATTCGCCGGGACGGTGGCGTCGCCCGTATGTCAGATCCGGCCTTGATCAAGGAAATCAAGAACGCGGTTACCATCCCCGTCATGGCCAAGGCACGTATTGGACATTTCGTGGAAGCCCAGATTTTGGAAGCTTGCGAGATTGATTACATCGACGAATCCGAAGTTCTTACCATGGCCGATGATGTCCACCATTTGGACAAGACACAGTACAGTGTACCCTTTGTCTGCGGTTGCCGCAACCTTGGTGAAGCCCTCCGTCGTATTGCCGAGGGAGCTTCCATGCTCCGTACCAAGGGTGAAGCCGGTACCGGTAATATTGTGGAAGCCGTCCGTCACGCCCGCACCGTGCAGTCCGAGATCAAGCGTCTCGCTTCCATGAGCAAGGACGAACTCTTCGTGGCCGCCAAAGAGTTGCGTGCCCCTTACGAGCTCGTCAAAGAAGTTGCCGAGCTTGGCAAGCTTCCTGTCGTCAACTTTGCCGCCGGTGGTGTCGCCACCCCAGCCGATGCTGCCCTCATGATGCAACTCGGTTTGGACGGTGTCTTTGTCGGTTCGGGTATTTTCAAGTCCCACAACCCTGAAGAGCGTGCACGTGCCATCGTACAGGCCGTTACGCACTACAAAGACCCCAAGGTATTGATGGAAGTTTCTACCGGATTGGGACCGGCCATGGTGGGTATCGCCGATATCAAGGGTGACAAGGTCAACTTCCGGGATCGTGAAGGAGGTGAATTCGCCTACGAGGGCAAGGTGCCACCCAAGAAGGATTTACACGGATACACCGAGACCCAAATGTATGGATCGTCCTGGAATAACTAAAAACAAAAGTAGTCTGAGCGGCTTTGCCTAACGCAACGAACTCGCTTGGAGTT
This portion of the Phaeodactylum tricornutum CCAP 1055/1 chromosome 19, whole genome shotgun sequence genome encodes:
- a CDS encoding predicted protein; its protein translation is MAGTNGNGNGNGTAPRVGTDRVKQGLAQMLKGGVIMDVMNVEQAKIAEAAGAVAVMALERIPADIRRDGGVARMSDPALIKEIKNAVTIPVMAKARIGHFVEAQILEACEIDYIDESEVLTMADDVHHLDKTQYSVPFVCGCRNLGEALRRIAEGASMLRTKGEAGTGNIVEAVRHARTVQSEIKRLASMSKDELFVAAKELRAPYELVKEVAELGKLPVVNFAAGGVATPADAALMMQLGLDGVFVGSGIFKSHNPEERARAIVQAVTHYKDPKVLMEVSTGLGPAMVGIADIKGDKVNFRDREGGEFAYEGKVPPKKDLHGYTETQMYGSSWNN